Proteins encoded by one window of Perca fluviatilis chromosome 13, GENO_Pfluv_1.0, whole genome shotgun sequence:
- the tpbga gene encoding trophoblast glycoprotein a, whose protein sequence is MLGLAQRVVFCALLGSVYASCPPRCECSEAAHTVKCVSRDLRSVPTGIPGYTRNLFITGNQIRRIGPECFKGLDNVTNLSLSNNRISEVESHAFAGLRSLRSLDLSNNQLAVVHPEAFTVQNQSLRDLNLSRALYNHSSVTDLATSLRWSSLGMLRGLDLSHNGLIYLPSHIFSHLGSLQRLQLSNNSLVAIHNSTFSGLDALRELDLSLNALKTVAEEGLGELDSLPRAQLLLGENPFTCTCGIEPFALWLNRSQGRVSDARGLVCAFPASMRNTSMLAVGTLTLGCHRSGAGADLALQTSYVFLGIVLGFVGLIFLFVLYLNRKGIKKRINDLRDACREVWEGYHYRFEIDSDPRLSQVCTSADA, encoded by the exons ATGCTGGGTTTGGCGCAGCGCGTGGTTTTCTGCGCGCTGCTCGGCTCCGTTTACGCGTCGTGCCCTCCGCGCTGCGAGTGCTCCGAGGCGGCTCACACCGTCAAGTGCGTGTCCAGAGACCTGCGGAGCGTCCCGACCGGGATCCCCGGATACACCCGGAATCTGTTCATCACGGGGAATCAGATCCGTCGAATCGGTCCGGAGTGTTTTAAAGGGCTGGATAATGTGACGAACCTGTCTCTGAGCAACAACAG AATTTCCGAGGTGGAGTCCCACGCCTTTGCCGGACTCCGCAGCCTCCGCTCCCTGGATCTGAGCAACAACCAGCTGGCGGTGGTTCACCCCGAAGCCTTCACCGTGCAGAACCAGTCTCTGCGGGACCTCAACCTGAGCCGAGCCCTCTACAACCACTCGTCCGTGACGGACCTGGCCACGTCTCTGCGCTGGAGCTCCCTGGGGATGCTGAGGGGACTGGACCTCTCCCACAACGGCCTCATCTACTTACCCTCGCACATCTTCTCCCACCTGGGCAGCCTGCAGCGGCTCCAGCTTTCCAACAACTCCCTGGTGGCCATCCACAACTCCACCTTCTCGGGTCTGGACGCCCTGCGGGAGCTGGACCTGAGCCTCAACGCCCTGAAGACGGTGGCCGAGGAGGGCCTGGGGGAGCTGGACTCCCTGCCCAGAGCCCAGCTCCTGCTGGGGGAAAACCCCTTCACGTGCACGTGTGGAATCGAACCTTTTGCTCTGTGGCTCAACAGATCACAGGGACGCGTCAGTGACGCCAGGGGTCTGGTGTGCGCCTTCCCGGCCAGCATGAGGAACACATCCATGCTGGCTGTGGGCACGCTGACGCTGGGATGCCACCGGAGCGGCGCGGGGGCGGACCTTGCTCTGCAGACCTCTTACGTCTTCTTGGGCATAGTCCTGGGCTTCGTCGGCCTGATCTTCCTCTTTGTACTTTATCTCAACCGCAAGGGCATCAAGAAGCGCATCAATGACCTGCGCGACGCCTGCCGGGAGGTGTGGGAGGGCTACCACTACCGCTTCGAGATCGACTCTGACCCCAGGTTGTCACAGGTCTGCACGAGCGCAGACGCGTGA